CAGTTGCATGGTTGAGCTGAAATCCCTTGTCCCACGCGCCATCGCGTACGGGACCGCGGAGGTGATCAACCCGAAGAACACACCGGCGACGAGGCCGGTGGCCAGCGCGGCCCAGGGATTCGGGCTGAAGAAGCCGAGCACCAACCCGATGAACAAGCCCAGCCAGGCCCCGCTGAGCACACCACCGCCGAGCACCTTGGCCCACGTCAGCCGGCCGGTGACACGTTCGACCTGCATCAGGTCGACCCCGACGATGGTCACCTGCTGAACGGGGAACTGGTGCTCGGAAAGGTAGTCGACGGCGCGCTGTGCCTCGGCGTAGGTGGGATAGGACCCGACCGGCCAACCCTTGGGCGGCGTCGGCAGTCCGGGGACGCCATGCCGGCGGGCCGCCGCGCCCGTGGGCGTGGCGCCGGGAACCTGACCGGGCTGGAAAGGACTAGTCATTGGTGCTCATTCTCCTCCGCCCTGGCCGAACGCACATCTCGGGCCCTCTTAGCCTATCCAGCGACCGCGCACCAACCTGCGAAAACACGGCGCCGTCGGGCGAGGCGGCCCGACGGCCGCGGCGATTGACCGCCGAGCCCTCCCCGCGCATCGGCTAGGTTGAACAGCATGACAGCGCCCGGCGATGGCTTCGGCGAAGGCGCCGACGGCGACCAGGCGAAACCGTCCCCCGCCGGCGGCGGGGCCCCCGAACAGCCAGAGGCTCCGTGGGAACCGCCGGCGCCGGCGCCGGCAGCCGAATACCCGACCCCGGCATATCCGCCGGCGGGCTATCCCACCGAGTACCCCACTGGTTATTCGGCCCAATACCCGCCGCCCCCACCCGGTTACGGGCCGCCGCCCGGGTATGACCAGCCCCCGGGTTATGGCGCACCGCCGCACCAACCGGGGCCGTCCCAATTCGGTGGGCCGCCCGGCGGCTATGGGCCGTCGCCCTATCCGGGTGGCTACTACCCGGCGCCGGACTACCTGGGCGGCTACGGGCCGCCGAGCGGAGTGAAACCGGGGACGAACAAGCTCGCTATCGCGTCACTCATCTCGTCGTTCACCGGCGTGTTCTGCTGCTGCCTCGGCTCGATTGTGGCCATCGTGCTCGGCGCGATCGCGATCAATCAGATCAAGCGGACCCAGCAAGACGGCTACGGCCTCGCGGTCGCCGGCATCGCCATCGGCATCGCGACCCTGGCGGTGACCCTGATCGTCGCGATGTTCGCGCTGCACTCGCGTTAGCGGCACCGAAGTAACCGGGCCGACACCGCCACCATCGGCGGTCTCGCCCGCGCCTGCCTAGGCTTTCCCCATGGCGTCGGTCAACAGGGTGTACATCGCCCGGCTCTCGCGGATGTTGGTGCTGGGTCCACTCGGCGAGTCCTTCGGCCGGATCCGCGATGTCGTGATCGGCATCAGCATCGTGCGTCAGCAGCCGCGCGTCCTCGGACTCGTCGTCGATCTCGCGACGCGGCGCAGCATATTCATCCCGATGCTCCGGGTCGCCGCGATCGAGCCGGAGGCCGTCACGCTCAACACCGGCAGCGTCTCCCTGCGGCACTTCGAACAGCGCCCGGGCGAGGCGCTGGCGATCGGCCAGGTACTCGACACCCAGGTCAAGGTCGACGATCCCGCGCTGCCGGAGCTGACCGGCCTCGACGTCATCGTCACCGACCTGGGCATCGAGCAAACCCGCACCCGCGACTGGGTGGTGAGCCGGGTCGCCGTGAGAAGCCAGCGGCGGCTGGGCCGGCGTGGTCCCGTGCACGTCGTGGATTGGCGCAACGTGCAGGGCCTGACACCGTCCGCGCTGGCGCTGCCAGGGCAGGGGGTGGCGCAGCTGCTGAACCAGTTCGAGGGCCGGAAGGCGGTGGATGTGGCCGACGCCATCCGCGGCCTACCACCCAAGCGGCGCTACGAGGTGCTCAAAGCGCTCGACGACGACCGGCTGGCCGATGTCCTGCAGGAATTGCCCGAGCTGGACCAGGCCGACGTGCTGTCCGAGCTGGGTGCCGATCGCTCGGCCGACGTGCTCGAGGAGATGGATCCCGACGATGCCGCCGACCTGCTCGGCGTGCTGAATCCGACGGACGCCGA
This genomic interval from Mycobacterium sp. SMC-2 contains the following:
- a CDS encoding general stress protein — its product is MTSPFQPGQVPGATPTGAAARRHGVPGLPTPPKGWPVGSYPTYAEAQRAVDYLSEHQFPVQQVTIVGVDLMQVERVTGRLTWAKVLGGGVLSGAWLGLFIGLVLGFFSPNPWAALATGLVAGVFFGLITSAVPYAMARGTRDFSSTMQLVAGRYDVLCDPQNAEKARDLLARLAI
- a CDS encoding DUF4190 domain-containing protein; translated protein: MTAPGDGFGEGADGDQAKPSPAGGGAPEQPEAPWEPPAPAPAAEYPTPAYPPAGYPTEYPTGYSAQYPPPPPGYGPPPGYDQPPGYGAPPHQPGPSQFGGPPGGYGPSPYPGGYYPAPDYLGGYGPPSGVKPGTNKLAIASLISSFTGVFCCCLGSIVAIVLGAIAINQIKRTQQDGYGLAVAGIAIGIATLAVTLIVAMFALHSR
- a CDS encoding magnesium transporter MgtE N-terminal domain-containing protein, producing the protein MASVNRVYIARLSRMLVLGPLGESFGRIRDVVIGISIVRQQPRVLGLVVDLATRRSIFIPMLRVAAIEPEAVTLNTGSVSLRHFEQRPGEALAIGQVLDTQVKVDDPALPELTGLDVIVTDLGIEQTRTRDWVVSRVAVRSQRRLGRRGPVHVVDWRNVQGLTPSALALPGQGVAQLLNQFEGRKAVDVADAIRGLPPKRRYEVLKALDDDRLADVLQELPELDQADVLSELGADRSADVLEEMDPDDAADLLGVLNPTDAEMLLTRMDPDDSAVVRRLLAHSPDTAGGLMTSDPVVLTPDTSVAEALARVRDPDLTPALASMVFVVRPPTATPTGRFLGCVQLQRLLREAPGELVGGIVDTDLLTLKPETPLGAVTRYLAAYNLVCGPVLDDQNHLLGAVTVDDLLDHLLPHNWRVDMQALDADGRLEELGGSA